GATAAAAATGTATGGCGTAGATGGAAACAGTCGTTTGAAGATTACTGCGCCAAATGATATTGTGCTGCGCAGTGTTTCTGTTTATTATCCATTTGGATCTTCTGGTGGGCACTACATCAGATTCTCGCATGAGGCAGGACCTTTCTACGAGCCATTTGATTTAACGCTCAATCCATGGAATATTCAGGTTGATGATGGCGACAGTATATATAACATCACCGTTTATACATTAGATGGTTCTATGCCAAACCACCATTCCCAGCGTTATCATAAAGATGATAAAATCCATATCGCCTCTACCACTACGGTGCGTGCAGCCATGATTCTGGCAGACGGGTCAATGAGGTATAATGATCCTATGACCTATACTCTGACGAAGCGATATGACATCAACGAACAGCCGGAGAATACCTATCAGATAGAGGTAAAGCCGGGTCAGCTGAAAAAGCAGCTTCTCGATTTGGATCCTGATGAGGTAAACGGACTTGTGCTTACCGGCACCATGAATGGTGAAGACCTGAAGTTTCTTGCCGATGCCCAGGGACTCGTTGGAAGCCTTGCTTATCTTGATCTGGAAAAGGTGAAGTTTGAGTATGATGGAACCGTGTACAGAACATACTCTCCATCCAAGGGTTTCCATGAGGAACAAAAAATATATAATTATATCTTCAGCAAGGAGAATCGCACAGAGCAAGTACCTGCAGGATTTGGTTACAAGCGATACGATTGCTACCGTAATAACCTGGCATGGGCATTCTTCAAGAACGAGAGTCTTGTTACAGTGAAGCTTCCTGAGAGCATAACCGAAGTAGGAGAAGATATTTTCGGTGATTGCAAAACTTTGAGAGGTGTGAAGCTCCCAGAAGGAGTGAGCCGTATAAATAAAGAAGCATTCTATGGCTGTTCTATTTTAGAAACGATAAATTTCCCTGCGAAACTTACTTCTGTGGGGGATAATGCCTTTCGGAGTTGTTTAAGTTTGGAGTTGGATAATCTTCCAAATAGTCTTCTGTATGTTGGCCGAGAAGCATTCTGTGATGTTCCGTTGAAGGCTCTTAAGTTAGATAGAAAAGTGGAGATGGGCGCAGGCGCCTTTTCTAATACTCCGATTACCGAAATCGAGATGACAACGCCATGCGATAGTATCCGGGAGGGTACATTTAGAGACTGCCCGAATTTGACGAAGATTACGATAGGAGAGGGCTTGAAGTATATTGGCTATAGTGCCTTTAGTAATTCGCCAGTAAAGGAGGCAAATCTACCATCCACACTTCGTGATATCAGTTCTTATGCATTCACTGGTTATTCTAGTTCTTACTGCCCGTTTATCAACGATATTCAGCCAGAGAATCATATCCGCTATATTGGTAAAGTGGCTTATCAGTGTGTGGATAAAAATCTGGAGGAATATACTATCAAAGATGGAACCGTAACATTGGCAGATAATCTTTTTGAAAATTGGCAAGGAAATGCAACCACATTCCATATCCCAGCTTCTGTGGAGCAGATAGGTAGCCGGGTTTTTGCCGGTACGCAAATAAAGACTCTGCCTGAAATGCCGGGACTCAAGCGAATTGGTGATGAGGCATTCTATCAATGCAAGAATCTTAAAAAGGTAACCATTCCTGAAACGGTGGAGTATATTGGTGGTGGTGCTTTCTATGGTTGCTCAAATATTTGGAGCCTTACCTATAATGCAATCAATGCCGAATGCGAGCGTTTAATGGAGTCAAATATACCTCTGGAGAAGATTGTCATAGGTGATAAGGTACGTCGCCTGCCGAGAGGAATTTTCTCTGGTAGAGAGTTCACGGAGGTAACTCTTCCTGCTTGCTTGGAGCGAATAGACGAATTTGCTTTCTATGGATGCAAGAATCTTACAACCATCAATTTATCTGATAGCATCAGATATATTGGAGATAATGCATTCTATGGTTGTTCTTCTCTGAAAAATATCCACTGGCCACTTCGTTTGACAACGATAGGAAGTCGGGCATTTAGACAAACAGCCTTAGAGACCATTTCTTTACCAGAAGGCGTTACGAGTGTAGGAGATGGAGCTTTCTCTGATTGCCCCGCTAAGACGGTTTATATTCCTTCAACGGCTAATGTAGAGGATAATTTCACCTACAGTTTTTTGAAGAAAGAAGGGGGTGATTGCGTCATAACTTGCATGTCGCCAATACCTCATCCACAAGCTGAATGTTGGAATGTAGGCGTTGCTGCCATCAAGGTGCCTGCCGAATTGGTAGAGCAGTATAAGGCTCAGTTCCCAGATATTGCTGATAAGGTGATGGCAGTTAACCAGGTGGGTGCAATGGATAAGGATTCTAAAACCTCGTTTGCTGCAGGCATTTCAGAAGAAGCTGATTTGGGTGATGCGGTGATTGGAGATGTTTATGTTACGGTGGGCGATGGTGATGGCTACGACAGTACTGATGGAAGTATCGTGCTCAATTCTACCATGACTGCTGCCGAAGTGGCAGGAATAGGCAGCTTGGCACCAGGAAAATCGGATATTGCCAATCGCTTTAATGGATTAATCGTAAAGGTGAATACCGGCGACGGAACGATGGTGATAGATTGCAAGACTGTGGGTAAAAACACGCTCAATGTAAAGGTGGGCGAGGCGGAACCACAGGCCTTTGTTAAATCGGATAGGGGAACCATCGAGGTGGCTTATCGTGTAGATAAGGAAACTTGCGTTTATATCTATGGAGCCGAGCAGGAGGTGGCTGATGATACAGAAGCTGCAAAGGCTCACCAGGTAGCGGCTTGCCGCCCATTATCACGAGCTGCGGCACTTTCGGCTTCGGCTTCCGAAAACTGCGTGAAGATTTATGCCGTAGGCGTATCTCAGTCAACGGGCATCAATCATACTTTGATAGATGGCAATTCGCCTATCATTGGCTATTACACCTTGGATGGTGTGAAGATAGAGCAGCCAAATGCTCCTGGCATTTACGTAGTTCGTAGAGCCGACGGAAGTAATTATAAACTGGTGATAAAGTAGATTGTAATTGTCTTAAACTATGCCCTTAGAAGCATTAACGGTGGTGTTTCTAAGGGCATCTGATTTTGAATTCGCGTGGGGGGAATGATGAAAATGTAACGTTAAAAAAAATAACTCGCTCTAATTTGGACTTTGATTGAAAATCAAGAAGTTGGGCGTTTGCCTATATTATATAGGTAACAATATGGAAACGAGCGGACTTCTGCTCGTTTCTGTATTTTGCAATATGCAAAGAACACCTCAATTTGGGGGCAAAGATACGATATTTTTCTAAATATCCAATGATTTACAAGAGGAATTTTATGGAAATTAGAACTTTTTATAGTAAAACCTTGCTTCACAAGTAATTTGAGATTAGAAACATCAGTGAATCCAAATTTAATGTATATTGTCAGTTTCCACAATTTTCACCGTGGTACACCTCTCAACAATATGTACCACAGTGAAACTTCTTTTTTTATATAGTTGTGCGAAAAAACATCAAGTCAATTCTTGTCTTCATCTGTCGAGCCAATTCTTCAATTTCATGATTTTGTCTTTGCTGACCACAATTCGCAACTCAGGAAATCCATGAAGGCTAATGGTCATTCTGTATTTGAAGAAATTGGTGAGTTTGTCAATGCGCTCGATATTTACCATATATTGGCGGCTGACACGGAAGAACAAATTGGGATTTAATTGCAGCTCCAAGTCATTCAAAGATTGGTTGATGGGTACAGAATTACCATCACTAAGGTATGCCCTAACGACACCATTCTCTGATAAGAAATAACTAATGTCAGTTGTCTTGACAAGTTTGAAGCCATCATAGATATGCACAAGGAAATAGTCTCTCCATTTCTTACCTGTTGCCATCCCCATTTTCTCCATCAGATCTGAGTAATCTATGACTTTATTGCACAGGGCTTTAGCCTTTGTTAGAGCTTTCTCCAATTCTTCTGTCAATATCGGTTTCTGAAGATAGGCGATGCCATTGCTCTTGAATGCTTCCAAGGCATATTCATTATAAGCCGTGGTAAATATCACAGGAGAAGTTGGGGCTATCTCCAAGAAAGCCTCGAACACATCACCATCGCCCAGTCTTATATCCGCAAAGATTACATCCTCGTCATGCGGATTTTGCAGATAGTCAATGACCGCTCTCATTGTTGTTAATGGTCCTTGTATTTCCATAGAGTTGTCTATGTTTTGCAAGAGGCGTTTCAGTCTTGAAAAGCCACGTTCTTCGTCTTCTATGATTAAAACTTTCATGATTTTGATAAGATTGGAAGTTTAACTTCAAAATATTTATTGTCGTTACTAACGACTAGTTCCTTTCCTAATTGACTATAGCGCAGACGCAAGTTTGACAATCCCTTTTGTGTTGTAGGTAAAGTGCTCTTTATCGGATTCACTACATTTCTAACGATAATATATTCGCCATGACAATACACTGAGATAAAAAGCGGTCTTTCCTTGGTATGACAGTTATGCTTTATCGCATTTTCTACCATCATTTGTATCGCCAATGGCAAGGTCTTATTCTTGCATCTTTCCAGTTCTTCGGCAATTTCCACATGTATGGTATGAGGAGAACTTATCTCTTGAAGCTCACAATAGTTCTTCACGAAATGAATCTCTTCATGTACTGGCACCGTCTCATCATCCAGATGTGTGACTACATATCTATAGATTTCAGAGAATTTCAGAGTGAAACTTTCTGCCTGTACAGGATTCTCCTCAATCAAGTCTGCCAACGTGTTGATGCTGTTGAATATGAAATGCGGATTCATCTGCAGACGCAAGAGATTATTGGTAAGCACTACGTTTTCCTTCTCTTTTCTGATGAGGATGGAGCAATAATATAGGCACGCATTCACCATGGTCAGCAATGTGGCGATTAATCCAAAAACATATAATCTGTCCCAATATACATCGTTCCCAGCATGCCAAAGGCTATCAAATATGTTTTCAAATGCAACAGCCCAAACAGAATTGGCTAGCAACAACAATAGGATATGGGTGACAAAACGAGGATTGCTTATCTTGTTTTTTACAAAAATGTCACCCAAGGAAATAGAAACCCACAAAGAGAATAATGTGTAAAAGGAACAATATACTATGTCGAAGCACAAGTCCTCGAAAGTGACACCTGTACCCACAAACGTATCAAAGTCCATCAGTGCCCATAGCAAGTAGGAAAAGATGCATGTGGTGATGGATATGATGAACCAACTCTTTATAAAACCATGATATTTCTTCATATTACTCATTTTTGCTTGCAAATTTAGTTTTTTTTTTCGAGATAGACAATAGTAAAAACCATGAATGACGAAAAAACACTCATGAATCCACTATTTTCGCTTATGAACCATTCATAGTATAGTAAGATAAGGTTCATCTGTGGTTTTGAGTGATTCACACCTCAATTTCTCCGAATCACGATGATTGTACTTGCATAGTCTGAAATATCTTAATACTTTTGCACTCGAAAAATTTAGGTTAAATCAAAAATAAGGTAAATGAAAAAGTTAATTTTAGCAATGTGTACAGCTTCACTTCTGTTCTCATGTACAGATGATGATAGCCTAAGTACAAACTCAGCCCCAGTAGCAGACAATAATGGAATTGAGGTTGTAGAAGTATCCAATGGAAATGTTGTACAAGGTACACGAACATTGGGTGATGGAGAACTTGCGCTGAAATTTGATTCAGAGGCTAGTTTCCAGAAGTTCAAGAACGAGTTACTTAACGAGTCTAGTTTCGCAAGAACCGAGACTATTAGCAAATATGGCATCAAGAATCTTTATGATTTAGCAGATGATGCAGACGCAGAGCTTGAAAAGATTGGTAATGAGGCAACATCATTATCTGATTTCAACGCTAAATACTCAGAGTATAAAAAGAAGTATGAGGGACTGTTGATAACTGATGCTTCGGACAATTCTGATGTATCATTGTATGTACCTAATGCTGATTCACCAGAATCATATATTGCGAATAAGGATGGCTATTTCGTTGTTGGAAATGAAGTCAGAAAAATTAGTGTAAATTCTGAAAACTATCCAAATTATCCATCCCTCCCATCTACCCCTGGTCAGAAAGTACCATCACAGGAAGGTACAGTTGCTGGCACTAACAAAGTGGAACTCAGACCACGCAGCAACACCAAGATATATTTTGAAGCGTATGCTCAAGGGTATTATCTTCGAGTAAAGATGAGTGCTAAGAAACATATGTGGTATGGGTGGAAAAATGACCCACACCGTCAATATTTCTTTGATTCCTATCTTGACAACAACTTTGTCTATCTTGGACAAGGAAAATATGGACAAGAAGCCATTGTCAATAGACTTCCTAGATATATCTTCAATAACGAGAAGGCAGTAAAGAATGGCTTTGACATCATTTTAGGAAAGAGACAGACCGCTGCTAAGTTTACTGGAGAATTCCATGTCTGGTCAGACTTGACTTCTGAACATGACAAAGATGGAAATGACATAACAGAGAAAGTTGGAAATTTTGTCATGCCTAAATGCTTGGAAAGCAAAGCCCAAATTGTAAAAATAGACATTCTATAAAATTATAAGACGATGAAGAAAGTATTTTTAGCTATGCTTATCATGGCAAGTCTCTTACCTTTGTGCAGCATGGCACAACAGGGAGTCAAGGTGGATTTACATACTGGTACAAACTTGTCAGGTTTTGTTGGTGGAAATTCCTATGTAGCCCAAGATCAAAAAATGAAAATGGGTGCAAGTGTAGGTGTTGGGATATCCTATGAAACAAGCAAGAACTTTGTCTATTCCTCGGGAATTGATTTCTTAATGACGGCAGGTAGCTATACCGCCATGTCAGACTACTATAATGGTGGACTTACAGCTGCATTTCCTACGGTAAATTCAAGAGAACTATCCATCCAAATTCCTGTCAAGTTTGGATATGACTTCACTCTGGGTGAGAAGTTGCATTTCATTCCTTCTGTTGGTGCGTATGGAAGATTTTCCATGGTATCTATCAAGGAGAATGTAACCGAGAATACAGATGGAAAGTCTGGTAATAGCTTCAAATGGAACAGCTTCAACAACTATCAACATAATACCAATCGCCTTGATGGTTATAAGCGATGGGATGTGGGAGGCTTAATTGAAGGAAAGTTTGTTTATGCCAATCGTTATGCTGTAACATTAGGCTATTCTCGTGGTTTTCTTGACAAGTCACCTCAGTTTAAATTCAAGAACCACAGCTATCATCTGACATTGGGATATACATTATAGTGGTTCTCCTTGATTTTACAACAACAATGAAGACACTTTGTGGCAATTCTTGTAAAGAATAACCACAAAGTGTCATTTTTTATATTTGCTTACTAGAATTATCCAAATACCTGCTGCCACAACGTTTTGTTGCTTACGATGATCCTGACATCGGCTTTCATATACTTTTGCAGTATAGGAGTATTTTGTCCCTGTGTGCTCACTGTGGCTATAGCCATAAAATAGTTGCCATCTTCCCTATGTATGAGCCTGGCATTATGGCTTATAATGTTGCAGTTATAAGATACATTGTCGTTACCCTCGAAAGATACATGAGCCGTCCTTGGCTCATCGAAAAGATACAAATACTTGTATGGTACAAACACCTGCATCGTTCTTTGATTGACGACCTCACCATTAGCCTCTATGGATATAGGATAAGGTATCTTGTAGAAAGCAACTGCGAGGGCGAGGACTATTATCGTAATGACAACCGTTCCCAAGCTGACGAGGCGAGGAGGAACTTTGCCTATCACGTTCCTCACCTTCTCGCTTCTCAACTCGATGTTATCTGATTCTTTTTCTTTCTGTTCCATATCAAAAGTATTTTTAGTTTCCCAATTCCAACTGATTCTTCACAAGGTTATAGTATGCCCCTCGCTTGGCGGTCAAAGACTCATGGTTGCCTACCTCTACCACCTTACCATGGTCGATGACCACGATTTGGTCGGCATTCTTCACCGTGCTTAGGCGATGAGCCACAATCACAACAGTCTTTCCCTTGTAGAACTTATCTAAGTTCTCCACGATGCTTCTCTCATTGTTGGCATCGAGCGAGTTGGTCGCCTCGTCCAGAAAGATATAGTCTGGATTCTTATAAACAGCTCTTGCTATCAAGATGCGTTGTTTCTGTCCCTGGCTCAGTCCCACGCCATCACGTCCAATCTTGGTGTTGAACTTCAGAGGCAAAGCCATCACATATTCCTTAATACAAGCTATCTCTGCTGCTTTCAACAATCGTTTCTTGTCTATGTCGCCATCATCAACGGCTATGTTTCGTGCGATACTCTCCGAGAAGATAACACCATCCTGCATGACAACACCACATTGTCTGCGCCACCATTTCTTGTTGAGCTTGTTGATGTCGGTGTTACCAATGTTGATTTGTCCTTCCAAAACAGGATAGTAACCAAGCATCAAACGGATGAGGGTGGTCTTTCCACTGCCAGAAGCACCAACAATAGCTGTCACCTTACCTTGCGGAATGTGAATATTCACATCGTCTATGGTCTTACGCAAAGCATGTGGGTCGTACTTGAACATGATGTTCTTGATGTCAATTCCCTCACTCTTGTCCTCGATGGAAGTTAGCAAGCCTTCCTTTCCGTTCTCATCATCCATCTGGTGAATCTCGTTGATACGCTCCAAGCTAATCTTCACATCTTGCAGAGAATAGAAGAAGTTCATCAGTTGCTCTACAGGTGAGTTGAGCTGTCCGATGATGTATTGCACGGCAAGCATCATACCGAGTGTCATTTGCCCATGAATCACGGCGGTTGCTGCTACAACCGTAATAATGATGTTCTTCACCTCGTTGATGAAGATACTTCCTGCCTCCTGTGTCTGTTGGAGTTTGAGAGATTTCATCTGCACCCCAAACAAGTCTGCTTGCGTGTCCTCCCATTCCCATCTTCTACGTTGTTCACAATCCTGCAACTTGATTTCCTGCATGGAGGTGATAAACTCATAAGTTTTGTTATTGTTGATGGCTTGCTGCTCAAACAGTTCGTAATCAAGCACCTTTCTCCGCTTCAAGAACAAGGTCATCCATGCGCCATAGAGGATGCTTCCCAACAAGAAGATGGCAAACACTAACTTGTTATAAAAGAACAGCACCACCGAGAACACCAAGAAGGTAAGTATGGCAAAGGTAATATTGAGTGTCTGCTGCGTGAGGAAGTTGTTCACACGGCTATGGTCGTTCATTCTCTGAATCAAGTCGCCCATGAGCTTCGTATCAAAGAAAGACATCGGCAACTTCAAGAGCTTGATAAAGAAGTCGCTAACCAATGATATGTTGATGCGCAAGGATATGTGTAGCAACAACCATCTGCGGATAAAGTCTATTGCCGTTCGGCTGATTGTAAGCATCAACTGTCCCAACAGAATAAGCCAAACAAAGCCAATATCTTGATTCTTGATGCCGACATCCACGATAGACTGAGTGAGGAACGGCAGGACAAGCTGCAAGAGGCTCCCGACTATCAAGCCCAAAATGATTTGCCCGAAGTACTTGCGATATTTCTTCACATACCCAAAGAGAAAGCG
The Segatella copri DNA segment above includes these coding regions:
- a CDS encoding leucine-rich repeat protein, which codes for MRRIKLILFLFLFCIGIQPALAEGRDLLFEETFEKVVGTSDGKTKLNPSQLDNPSGWTFDNVYAGEGNLIIKEGGSITLPVIPELIGNACLSVNAIHWHNPDKEYDDDDPFYWDFLAKVNVSISNGKLSSDECGEERIKMYGVDGNSRLKITAPNDIVLRSVSVYYPFGSSGGHYIRFSHEAGPFYEPFDLTLNPWNIQVDDGDSIYNITVYTLDGSMPNHHSQRYHKDDKIHIASTTTVRAAMILADGSMRYNDPMTYTLTKRYDINEQPENTYQIEVKPGQLKKQLLDLDPDEVNGLVLTGTMNGEDLKFLADAQGLVGSLAYLDLEKVKFEYDGTVYRTYSPSKGFHEEQKIYNYIFSKENRTEQVPAGFGYKRYDCYRNNLAWAFFKNESLVTVKLPESITEVGEDIFGDCKTLRGVKLPEGVSRINKEAFYGCSILETINFPAKLTSVGDNAFRSCLSLELDNLPNSLLYVGREAFCDVPLKALKLDRKVEMGAGAFSNTPITEIEMTTPCDSIREGTFRDCPNLTKITIGEGLKYIGYSAFSNSPVKEANLPSTLRDISSYAFTGYSSSYCPFINDIQPENHIRYIGKVAYQCVDKNLEEYTIKDGTVTLADNLFENWQGNATTFHIPASVEQIGSRVFAGTQIKTLPEMPGLKRIGDEAFYQCKNLKKVTIPETVEYIGGGAFYGCSNIWSLTYNAINAECERLMESNIPLEKIVIGDKVRRLPRGIFSGREFTEVTLPACLERIDEFAFYGCKNLTTINLSDSIRYIGDNAFYGCSSLKNIHWPLRLTTIGSRAFRQTALETISLPEGVTSVGDGAFSDCPAKTVYIPSTANVEDNFTYSFLKKEGGDCVITCMSPIPHPQAECWNVGVAAIKVPAELVEQYKAQFPDIADKVMAVNQVGAMDKDSKTSFAAGISEEADLGDAVIGDVYVTVGDGDGYDSTDGSIVLNSTMTAAEVAGIGSLAPGKSDIANRFNGLIVKVNTGDGTMVIDCKTVGKNTLNVKVGEAEPQAFVKSDRGTIEVAYRVDKETCVYIYGAEQEVADDTEAAKAHQVAACRPLSRAAALSASASENCVKIYAVGVSQSTGINHTLIDGNSPIIGYYTLDGVKIEQPNAPGIYVVRRADGSNYKLVIK
- a CDS encoding LytR/AlgR family response regulator transcription factor → MKVLIIEDEERGFSRLKRLLQNIDNSMEIQGPLTTMRAVIDYLQNPHDEDVIFADIRLGDGDVFEAFLEIAPTSPVIFTTAYNEYALEAFKSNGIAYLQKPILTEELEKALTKAKALCNKVIDYSDLMEKMGMATGKKWRDYFLVHIYDGFKLVKTTDISYFLSENGVVRAYLSDGNSVPINQSLNDLELQLNPNLFFRVSRQYMVNIERIDKLTNFFKYRMTISLHGFPELRIVVSKDKIMKLKNWLDR
- a CDS encoding histidine kinase gives rise to the protein MKKYHGFIKSWFIISITTCIFSYLLWALMDFDTFVGTGVTFEDLCFDIVYCSFYTLFSLWVSISLGDIFVKNKISNPRFVTHILLLLLANSVWAVAFENIFDSLWHAGNDVYWDRLYVFGLIATLLTMVNACLYYCSILIRKEKENVVLTNNLLRLQMNPHFIFNSINTLADLIEENPVQAESFTLKFSEIYRYVVTHLDDETVPVHEEIHFVKNYCELQEISSPHTIHVEIAEELERCKNKTLPLAIQMMVENAIKHNCHTKERPLFISVYCHGEYIIVRNVVNPIKSTLPTTQKGLSNLRLRYSQLGKELVVSNDNKYFEVKLPILSKS
- a CDS encoding DUF4848 domain-containing protein — protein: MKKLILAMCTASLLFSCTDDDSLSTNSAPVADNNGIEVVEVSNGNVVQGTRTLGDGELALKFDSEASFQKFKNELLNESSFARTETISKYGIKNLYDLADDADAELEKIGNEATSLSDFNAKYSEYKKKYEGLLITDASDNSDVSLYVPNADSPESYIANKDGYFVVGNEVRKISVNSENYPNYPSLPSTPGQKVPSQEGTVAGTNKVELRPRSNTKIYFEAYAQGYYLRVKMSAKKHMWYGWKNDPHRQYFFDSYLDNNFVYLGQGKYGQEAIVNRLPRYIFNNEKAVKNGFDIILGKRQTAAKFTGEFHVWSDLTSEHDKDGNDITEKVGNFVMPKCLESKAQIVKIDIL
- a CDS encoding outer membrane beta-barrel protein; the encoded protein is MKKVFLAMLIMASLLPLCSMAQQGVKVDLHTGTNLSGFVGGNSYVAQDQKMKMGASVGVGISYETSKNFVYSSGIDFLMTAGSYTAMSDYYNGGLTAAFPTVNSRELSIQIPVKFGYDFTLGEKLHFIPSVGAYGRFSMVSIKENVTENTDGKSGNSFKWNSFNNYQHNTNRLDGYKRWDVGGLIEGKFVYANRYAVTLGYSRGFLDKSPQFKFKNHSYHLTLGYTL
- a CDS encoding peptidase domain-containing ABC transporter, coding for MRKITIIHQHDSMQCGIACLQMVCKYFGREYTLDSLSKLCFATAEGVSLLGINEAANTLGLHTTCARATTMVLGEVPLPCILHWNQNHFVVLYKVKKGKNFYVADPGKGLVVYTLEEFKQHWISTSSNGEDKGIAMFLETTPVFFTYKMQGEENIKEKRSFRFLFGYVKKYRKYFGQIILGLIVGSLLQLVLPFLTQSIVDVGIKNQDIGFVWLILLGQLMLTISRTAIDFIRRWLLLHISLRINISLVSDFFIKLLKLPMSFFDTKLMGDLIQRMNDHSRVNNFLTQQTLNITFAILTFLVFSVVLFFYNKLVFAIFLLGSILYGAWMTLFLKRRKVLDYELFEQQAINNNKTYEFITSMQEIKLQDCEQRRRWEWEDTQADLFGVQMKSLKLQQTQEAGSIFINEVKNIIITVVAATAVIHGQMTLGMMLAVQYIIGQLNSPVEQLMNFFYSLQDVKISLERINEIHQMDDENGKEGLLTSIEDKSEGIDIKNIMFKYDPHALRKTIDDVNIHIPQGKVTAIVGASGSGKTTLIRLMLGYYPVLEGQINIGNTDINKLNKKWWRRQCGVVMQDGVIFSESIARNIAVDDGDIDKKRLLKAAEIACIKEYVMALPLKFNTKIGRDGVGLSQGQKQRILIARAVYKNPDYIFLDEATNSLDANNERSIVENLDKFYKGKTVVIVAHRLSTVKNADQIVVIDHGKVVEVGNHESLTAKRGAYYNLVKNQLELGN